In Triticum aestivum cultivar Chinese Spring chromosome 5B, IWGSC CS RefSeq v2.1, whole genome shotgun sequence, the following proteins share a genomic window:
- the LOC123113422 gene encoding transcription factor HHO5, translating to MGLDVGEIGMPLDLGLDLKLFVAKTAGRLAKEAPAVDACIRGLEEERRKIEVFRRELPLCARLLADVIEFMKEEAAKRSERRDADDNDKRKWMSTAQLWVDTRATDAADPVKEQKKESSLSKPMLLGGAIGAPMAVSCRAMPPPAAPQYFGRDDKIVGSQGLLALPMISPAANRQFSPPADDRHQAFAAKFAAPMPPPGPGLQTHDQQSRKTRRCWSPELHRHFVAALHQLGGPQVATPKQIREVMKVDGLTNDEVKSHLQKYRLHNQRSPSSSSASHPIMLVGDLWAHQEQSSSQSRSPEGPLQLSVSGVAVSALTVSDSSEEDDRSVGYSRR from the exons ATGGGGCTGGACGTCGGCGAGATCGGGATGCCCCTCGACCTGGGCCTCGACCTCAAGCTCTTCGTCGCCAAGACCGCCGGCCGGCTCGCGAAGGAGGCGCCCGCCGTCGACGCCTGCATCCGCGGCCTCGAGGAGGAGCGCCGCAAGATCGAGGTCTTCCGCCGCGAGCTGCCGCTCTgcgcccgcctcctcgccgacg TGATCGAATTCAtgaaggaggaggcggccaagaggagcgAGCGCCGCGACGCCGACGACAACGACAAGCGGAAATGGATGAGCACGGCGCAGCTCTGGGTCGACACCCGCGCCACCGACGCCGCCGATCCCGTC aaggagcagaagaaggagAGCTCGCTGTCCAAGCCGATGCTGCTCGGCGGTGCCATCGGTGCGCCGATGGCAGTCAGCTGCCGTGCAATGCCGCCGCCGGCGGCTCCCCAGTATTTCGGCAGGGACGACAAGATTGTTGGCTCACAAGGCCTGCTTGCTCTGCCCATGATTTCTCCGGCTGCGAACAGGCAGTTTTCTCCCCCTGCCGACGACCGTCATCAGGCCTTCGCCGCAAAATTTGCTGCCCCCATGCCACCTCCGGGGCCTGGCTTGCAGACTCATGACCAGCAGTCGAGGAAGACAAGGCGTTGCTGGTCGCCGGAGCTTCACCGGCACTTTGTTGCCGCCTTGCACCAACTCGGTGGCCCTCAAG TTGCTACTCCAAAGCAAATCAGGGAGGTGATGAAAGTTGATGGCCTCACCAACGATGAAGTGAAAAGCCACCTCCAG AAATACCGTCTGCACAACCAGAGGTCCCCGAGCTCTTCTTCAGCCAGCCATCCGATTATGCTGGTGGGAGATCTCTGGGCTCATCAGGAGCAAAGCAGCTCGCAGTCCCGGTCCCCTGAAGGCCCCCTTCAGCTCTCTGTTTCAGGGGTGGCCGTCTCGGCACTCACCGTCAGCGACAGTTCCGAGGAAGATGACAGGTCGGTAGGCTATAGCCGGAGGTGA